From Segatella copri, the proteins below share one genomic window:
- a CDS encoding glycerate kinase family protein, which yields MDRKNDGLRLMDGAGYKKIIIACDSYKGCLSSREVNEAIASGIKEWNADDASPEIITLEMSDGGEGMLDAFLSAMKGERVKIHAHDALMRWIEAEYGIVDDTAIIEIAQTAGLALIEPEQRNPMKATSWGVGEMIMNAYRRGVRHFIVGLGGSATSDCGIGMLKAMGDDWKKIRGECSFVLASDVTNPLCGENGAAHVFAPQKGTDAKMVQMLDDRARKFAEVSTKHFGYDRSEAPGAGAAGGLGYAFLQYFNAEARPGAELLLEKIEVDVLIQDADLVITGEGHSDRQTLMGKLPQRILEHVTNQKIWLVSGGVSDRKAMLDAGFDRVVQVTPEEMPLDEAMKPEVARNNIIKAIREQFAL from the coding sequence TGAGGCGATTGCTTCGGGAATAAAGGAATGGAATGCGGATGATGCTTCTCCCGAAATTATTACCCTGGAAATGAGTGATGGGGGAGAGGGTATGCTCGATGCTTTCCTCTCGGCGATGAAGGGAGAGCGAGTGAAGATTCATGCCCATGATGCGCTGATGAGATGGATTGAGGCGGAATACGGAATCGTGGATGATACGGCGATTATCGAGATTGCGCAGACCGCAGGACTGGCTCTGATAGAGCCTGAACAGCGCAACCCGATGAAGGCTACTTCCTGGGGCGTGGGCGAGATGATTATGAATGCTTATCGCCGAGGTGTGCGCCATTTCATCGTGGGATTGGGCGGAAGTGCCACATCCGATTGCGGCATTGGAATGCTCAAGGCGATGGGCGATGACTGGAAGAAGATTCGCGGGGAATGCAGCTTTGTGCTGGCTTCAGATGTTACCAATCCGCTCTGTGGCGAAAATGGGGCGGCTCATGTTTTTGCCCCTCAGAAGGGAACTGATGCTAAGATGGTGCAGATGTTGGATGATAGGGCGAGGAAGTTTGCCGAGGTAAGTACCAAGCATTTCGGATATGATAGAAGTGAGGCTCCTGGGGCTGGTGCAGCCGGCGGACTGGGCTATGCTTTCCTGCAATATTTCAATGCAGAAGCACGACCTGGGGCTGAGTTGCTTTTAGAGAAAATAGAGGTTGATGTGCTCATTCAGGATGCTGATCTCGTGATTACGGGCGAAGGTCATAGCGACCGTCAGACCTTGATGGGGAAGTTGCCGCAAAGAATTCTTGAGCATGTTACCAATCAGAAAATATGGCTAGTATCGGGCGGAGTTAGCGATAGAAAGGCTATGCTGGATGCAGGATTTGATAGAGTTGTTCAGGTTACTCCTGAAGAAATGCCATTGGATGAGGCGATGAAGCCAGAAGTGGCTCGTAATAACATAATAAAGGCAATTCGTGAGCAATTTGCTTTGTAG